A single Anatilimnocola floriformis DNA region contains:
- the budA gene encoding acetolactate decarboxylase — translation MRFSLVAALASGDYVGGPPLREVLAGGDFGIGTFSRLDGEMIVLEGKVYQALADGTIRAADLDGTTPFAAVTFFDEDGRIDNFAAATLDDLDSQLDRKLPRRNAPYAIRIDGDFAELTLRSVPAQSPPYQPLVNVVKHQVTWQHHKVRGTLVGLRCPPWIGTLNVAGYHWHFLNDEKTIGGHVLACEFEGGLLRFDECTSLVIHLPEPGEFDKYDAGTIKKEDIDQVERQRRPTE, via the coding sequence GTGCGATTCTCCTTGGTTGCCGCCCTCGCATCGGGCGACTACGTAGGCGGGCCACCACTCCGCGAAGTGCTTGCTGGCGGCGATTTTGGCATAGGTACGTTCAGCCGACTCGATGGCGAAATGATCGTGCTGGAGGGCAAGGTGTACCAAGCGCTCGCAGATGGCACCATCCGCGCCGCAGACCTTGATGGCACGACACCGTTTGCTGCAGTAACGTTCTTTGATGAAGATGGCCGCATTGATAACTTTGCTGCGGCCACACTCGATGACTTGGACTCACAACTCGATCGCAAGTTGCCTCGCCGCAACGCGCCTTATGCGATCCGAATTGACGGGGACTTCGCAGAACTCACTCTCCGCAGCGTGCCTGCCCAGTCACCGCCTTATCAGCCGTTGGTCAACGTCGTCAAACACCAAGTAACTTGGCAACACCACAAAGTGCGCGGCACGCTTGTCGGTCTTCGCTGCCCTCCCTGGATCGGGACGCTCAACGTCGCGGGATATCATTGGCATTTCTTGAACGATGAAAAAACGATCGGTGGACACGTACTCGCCTGCGAGTTCGAAGGCGGGTTGCTCCGCTTCGATGAGTGCACTTCACTCGTCATCCACTTACCTGAGCCAGGTGAATTCGATAAGTACGATGCGGGCACAATCAAGAAGGAGGACATCGACCAAGTCGAACGTCAACGAAGGCCGACGGAATGA
- a CDS encoding RNA polymerase sigma factor: protein MFNPFTEITDGSDDADLVKKAKDGGRDALEALILRHQAWIYNIAVRMVFLPQDAEEVTQEVLIKAITRLSTFQGDSQFRTWLYRITTNHVLNMKRRGAEAQPQTFASYAAAINSTPDLDLPDPKSMPVDVPLLVEEAKISCTTGMLLCLDRKQRLIFTLGEILGVSDTIGSEILEMTADNFRQSLARARRDLYQFMNSQCGLVNANNPCRCSKKTNGFINAGHVDPNHLLFVPLRVQRVKEAAADTVRKIDSIVDGDYAAIYRDHPFLQPSDQVQSLRRILDRPDVRTALHLA, encoded by the coding sequence ATGTTCAATCCCTTCACAGAGATCACAGACGGATCGGACGATGCCGATTTGGTGAAGAAGGCCAAGGATGGAGGACGTGACGCGTTAGAAGCACTCATTCTTCGGCACCAGGCATGGATCTATAACATCGCGGTGCGAATGGTCTTCCTACCTCAGGATGCTGAGGAGGTGACGCAGGAAGTGCTCATCAAGGCCATTACCCGTCTCAGCACGTTTCAGGGCGACAGCCAGTTCCGCACCTGGCTGTATCGCATCACGACGAACCACGTGCTGAACATGAAGCGTCGTGGCGCGGAAGCTCAGCCGCAGACATTCGCCTCATACGCCGCCGCCATCAACAGCACTCCCGATCTGGATTTGCCCGATCCGAAAAGCATGCCTGTGGATGTGCCTCTGCTCGTTGAAGAAGCCAAGATCAGCTGCACGACGGGCATGCTGCTGTGTCTGGATCGCAAGCAGCGGTTGATATTCACGCTGGGCGAAATCTTGGGTGTTAGCGATACCATCGGGAGTGAGATATTAGAGATGACGGCTGACAACTTTCGGCAGAGCCTCGCTCGTGCACGCCGCGACCTTTACCAGTTCATGAACAGTCAGTGCGGACTGGTGAATGCGAATAACCCCTGCCGATGCTCAAAGAAGACGAATGGGTTCATCAACGCTGGTCACGTTGATCCTAACCACTTGTTGTTCGTTCCATTGCGCGTGCAGCGGGTCAAGGAAGCCGCTGCCGACACAGTGCGCAAGATCGACAGTATCGTTGACGGTGACTACGCAGCTATCTATCGCGATCACCCATTTCTTCAGCCTTCGGACCAAGTCCAATCACTCCGGCGAATTCTGGATCGACCGGATGTCCGCACGGCGCTGCACCTCGCCTAA
- a CDS encoding SDR family NAD(P)-dependent oxidoreductase, whose protein sequence is MSNLAGKVALVTGASKGIGAGIAKGLASAGASVVVNYATDRKGAEAVVDAIKKSNGRAVAIQGDVANSTDVARMFAEVSAAYGVIDILVNNAGVYRSMPLESMTEEEFHREMNINLLGPLLTIRESLKHFGAKGGSVINIGSAASSMHPPNYSVYCASKSALDAVTGVLAKELAARKIRVNSINPGATLSEGTQAAGMFGVGSDFEKQLVAMTPLGRVGTPADIAKIAAFLASDDSCWVTGEIIIASGGLR, encoded by the coding sequence ATGTCGAACCTGGCAGGCAAAGTCGCACTGGTTACCGGTGCGTCAAAAGGAATCGGTGCTGGAATCGCAAAGGGGCTGGCATCGGCGGGGGCGTCGGTCGTGGTGAATTATGCGACCGATCGGAAAGGGGCAGAAGCCGTTGTTGACGCGATCAAAAAGTCCAACGGACGGGCTGTTGCGATTCAAGGTGATGTTGCCAATTCAACCGACGTGGCGCGGATGTTTGCCGAGGTCAGTGCGGCCTACGGAGTGATCGACATCCTGGTGAACAATGCGGGGGTCTACAGGTCCATGCCTCTTGAGTCGATGACTGAGGAGGAATTCCATCGTGAGATGAACATCAACTTACTCGGCCCACTACTAACGATCCGGGAGTCGCTCAAGCATTTCGGCGCGAAGGGCGGAAGCGTCATCAACATTGGTTCCGCAGCATCATCAATGCACCCACCGAACTACTCGGTGTATTGCGCGAGCAAGAGCGCGTTGGACGCGGTCACGGGCGTACTAGCGAAAGAGCTGGCAGCGAGGAAGATTCGCGTGAACTCAATCAATCCCGGGGCCACGCTCAGTGAAGGAACTCAGGCAGCAGGAATGTTCGGAGTCGGAAGTGACTTCGAGAAACAGTTGGTCGCCATGACGCCGCTGGGACGTGTCGGCACGCCTGCCGACATCGCCAAGATCGCCGCCTTTCTCGCCTCGGACGACTCCTGCTGGGTGACTGGTGAGATCATTATTGCATCCGGCGGGCTTCGCTGA
- a CDS encoding DUF1330 domain-containing protein, producing MPAYIVFTREKTIDQSELEAYWSQAPAALEGWPIKVLAAYGRHVTLEGPEVEGVVVAEFPSVEEARAWYYSPAYQDVVQYRFRGAVYRGLIVEGV from the coding sequence ATGCCTGCATATATCGTGTTCACGCGTGAAAAGACAATCGACCAGTCAGAGCTAGAAGCCTATTGGTCCCAAGCCCCTGCTGCGCTGGAGGGCTGGCCAATCAAGGTCCTCGCCGCCTACGGGCGACACGTGACGCTCGAAGGTCCGGAGGTTGAAGGTGTGGTCGTCGCCGAGTTCCCATCGGTCGAGGAGGCTCGCGCTTGGTATTACAGCCCGGCTTATCAAGACGTCGTCCAATACCGCTTCCGGGGAGCGGTATACCGTGGCCTAATCGTCGAGGGCGTTTGA